One genomic region from Yersinia canariae encodes:
- the ddlA gene encoding D-alanine--D-alanine ligase, which produces MSKLRVGVIFGGKSAEHEVSLQSAKNIVEAIDKEKFDVMLLGIDKQGQWHVNDASNYLLNAENPALISLNHSNRSVALIPGQNHQQLIAADNASALAQLDVIFPIVHGTLGEDGSLQGLLRMANIPFVGSGVVGSAVSMDKDITKRLLRDAGLNIAPFITLTRANKEKYRFEQVTETLGLPLFIKPANQGSSVGVSKVRNAHEYEQAVALAFDFDHKVLVESAIVGREIECAVLGNDHPQASLCGEVVISDEFYSYDTKYINETGAQVIIPALIDSAVSDNIRAVALAAFRTLECCGMARVDVFLTPDNTVVINEINTLPGFTNISMYPKLWRATGIGSTELITTLIELALERHQQDKSLKSSILK; this is translated from the coding sequence GTGTCGAAATTGCGAGTTGGTGTGATTTTTGGCGGTAAATCGGCTGAACATGAAGTGTCATTGCAGTCGGCAAAGAACATCGTAGAGGCAATTGATAAAGAAAAATTCGATGTGATGCTGCTCGGTATTGATAAACAAGGGCAATGGCATGTTAATGATGCATCCAATTACTTATTAAATGCAGAGAACCCAGCATTAATTTCCCTGAATCACTCAAACAGAAGTGTGGCGCTGATTCCGGGTCAGAATCATCAGCAACTTATTGCTGCGGATAATGCTTCTGCTTTAGCCCAGTTGGATGTCATTTTCCCTATCGTTCACGGGACATTAGGGGAGGATGGCTCTTTGCAAGGTCTGCTGCGCATGGCGAATATTCCTTTCGTTGGCTCAGGTGTCGTGGGCTCTGCGGTCAGTATGGATAAAGACATCACCAAGCGGTTACTGCGCGATGCCGGGCTGAATATCGCGCCATTTATAACGCTGACACGGGCTAATAAAGAGAAATACCGTTTTGAGCAGGTGACTGAAACACTCGGCTTGCCTTTATTCATTAAGCCGGCCAATCAAGGCTCTTCGGTCGGGGTGAGTAAGGTTCGTAATGCACATGAATATGAACAGGCGGTAGCATTAGCCTTTGATTTTGACCATAAAGTGTTGGTGGAGTCAGCTATTGTTGGGCGCGAGATAGAATGCGCGGTTCTGGGTAATGACCATCCGCAAGCCAGTTTGTGTGGCGAAGTTGTCATCAGTGACGAGTTTTATTCCTATGACACAAAATACATCAATGAAACCGGTGCTCAGGTCATTATTCCTGCGCTAATAGACAGTGCCGTCAGCGACAATATTCGAGCAGTAGCATTAGCGGCATTTCGAACACTCGAATGTTGTGGTATGGCGCGGGTTGACGTCTTTTTAACACCTGATAACACGGTGGTTATCAATGAGATAAATACCCTGCCTGGGTTTACGAATATTAGTATGTATCCCAAATTATGGCGTGCTACGGGTATTGGTTCGACGGAACTGATTACTACGCTTATTGAATTAGCTTTAGAGCGCCATCAGCAAGACAAATCATTGAAAAGTTCCATTCTGAAGTAA